The segment GATCTTCTGGAGCTACAGCCTTTCTATTTCGGTGGAACCCCTGCCACTTGGGAGCTTCTCATTTCAACTATCCAGGCTGCCATGGACAACGCAGATCCCTTAAAGAAGAACCTCTACCATTGGGCCATGGAAGTGGCATTGAGCTGCACAGAGGCCGAGCTGGCAGGCCAGTGCCTAAGCCTCTGGAGAAAATCATTGCGTTCGGTGCTCAATTTCTTTGTCATCAGGCCTCTGAAGAACCGTGTGGGCTTGGGAAGGGTGAAAATGGCTGTCACAGGAGGAGGAGCTATTTCCCCAGAGGTCTTCAGATATTTCAAAGCCCTGGGTATAGACCTCCGTCAGGTGTACGGGCAAAGTGAGTGCGCGGGCATTGCCACAACCCACAGGGCTGAGGATGTGAGGCCAGAGACAGTGGGAGTGCCCATTCCGGGAGTGCAGGTGAGGATTTCTCCTGAGGGCGAGATCCAGGTGAAGGGACCCAATGTGCACCTGGGTTATTACAAGAACGAAACTGCCACCCGGGAGGGGTTCACCCATGACGGATTCTGGCGTACAGGGGATGCAGGATACATGGGGGAGGATGGGCACCTGTACGTATTCGATAGGTTTAAAGACCTAATGGTTCTTCAGGACGGCACGCGATTCGCCCCTCAGGATATTGAAACCAGGCTCAAGTTCAGTCCCTACATAAAGGAGGCCGTTGTATGCGGGGCGGATCGTCCCTTTGTGGCTGCCATAGTGAGCATCGATTTGGAAAACGTGGGTAACTGGGCCAAGCGAAGGGGTATCTCCTACACCACCTTGCAGGATCTCTCCCAGAGGCCTGAGACTTATGCTCTCATAAGAGAAGAGATAAGGAAGCTATGCCAGCGCTTTCCGGAAAACATCCGAGTTCGTCGCTTTGCTGTACTTCTCAAGGAGCTGCATCCGGACGACGGGGAGCTGACCCGCACCCGCAAGGTGAGACGGGGTTTCGTCAACGAGCGCTACCAAGGACTCATCCAGGATCTTTACTCTTCCAAGGAGTTTCATCATTTGGACATTCAAATACGTTATGAGGACGGAAGGCGCTCTTCGTTTCAAGGAAAGATACGTCTGCAGGAGACATGAGATGCCCCTGTGGCAGAAGGCAGTTTTGAGAAAGGGTGGATTGAGGTGAGCGGATTTTCAGAACTCTACAATCGTTACCTGGCCTGCAATGCGGTTTTTTCATATAGACAGGACGAGAGGATCTTCAGAACCAGATTCAAGAGGCTCTGCTTTGCTCTTTTCCTGGCACTGGTTGCAGCCTCTCCCCTTTTTCTCAATGAGGGGGATTATTTCATATTGAATCTGGCCCTGGTGAATTTGATAGCTGCCGTTGGGCTCAACCTCCTGGTGGGATTCACAGGCCTGCTTTCTTTGGGGCATGCAGCCTTCGTGGGGGTAGGAGCTTATACTTCGGCCATAGTGGTAACAAAGCTAGGTTTGCCCTTCATGGTCTCTTTGATTTGTGCTGGGGCCATGTCAGCTCTCATGGGCATTCTGGTGGGGTTTCCCTCCCTTAGAATCAAGGGATTTTATCTTATGGTGGCTACACTGGCCTTTCAGTTCATCATCGATTACACCATTATTCATTGGGAAGCTCTGACCAGGGGAATGAGAGGCATAGAGCTTCCTACCCCCTCGGTCTTGGGCATCTCTCTTCAAAAGAATCAGAGCTTTTTCTTCTTTTCCTTCCTGCTGGCTGCACTTCTGAGCTGGGGGGCCAAGAACCTGCTGCGATCCAAGATCGGTAGGAGTTTCGTGGCAATTCGAGATAATGATGTTTCGGCTGAGATCATAGGGATTCCGGTATTTGGTTACAAGCTTCTTTCCTTCGCCTTTGCATCTTTTTATGCAGGGGTGGCAGGAGCGCTCTTTGCCGGGCTCCAAAGGGCAGCCATGCCCGGAGACTTCACCTTTCTCCACTCGGTGATGTTCCTGGCAATGGTCTTGGTGGGAGGGCTTGGCAGCATATTGGGCACTGTGTTTGGGGTGCTTTTCATAACCCTGATTCCCTTTGGGCTGGATGCGGCCGTGAGCTGGCTGGCAAGAGTCTATGATCCCAATGTCACGATTCTGCTGGGCCCAGTCAAGGACTTTGTTTTTGGCCTGCTCATAGTGCTCTTCATAATATTCGAGCCTGTGGGTCTGGTAGGAGTGTGGTTGAGGATCAGGGATTACTTTCGCATATGGCCCCTCCCCTACATCTCAGAGTAATATGAACAATCTTAGGCTCACATCTCCATGCCAAGAGGTGATGTGGGTTGAAATGCACGGGCTGGAGAAATGACAGCTCAAGATCTTCGGATCAAAAAAAACAAGGCCGGATTCTTGCTTCCCCCCAGGCTGCAACCAGGAGACAGGGTTGCGGTGGTGTCCCCTTCGGGACCTCTGAGACCCAAGGAGCAAGAAGCAGTTCAAAAATCTTTGGAATTGCTCCGCACTTGGGGATTGGAGCCTTCCTGCCAAGAACTCCAACCATGCCCAATTCCTTATCTTTCCGGGTCGGACCAAAGCAGGGCCTCACAGCTTAACCAGGCTCTGGCCACCCCTGGGATTAAAGGCGTTTTTTGCCTTAGGGGTGGATATGGAGCCATGCGCATCCTGTCCTTTCTGGATGTGCAGTTGTTCAGAAAGGATCCAAAGGTCTTGGTGGGCTTCAGCGACCTGACAGCTCTGCTCTTGGGCCTGGGGGCCAAGGCTGGTGTGGTTACTTTCCACGGTCCCACACTGGCCAGCTCCTCCTTGGCCAGCCAACCGGATTCAGGTACTGCCAGGGCTCTTCACAGGGTGCTCATGGAAGCTGTTCCCCAGGAGCCCATGAGTGGGGAAATCTGGCAACCAGGAGAAGCAGAGGGACCTCTCATGGGAGGATGTCTTTCCTTGCTCTGTGCGCTCATGGGCACTGATTACTTCCCTGAGTTGGAAGGCTGCATCCTCTTCTTGGAAGACGTGGGTGAACCCCTTTACAGGCTGGACAGGATGCTTCATCAATTGAAGCTCGGGGGGATTCTGGAGCGGATTTCAGGGATGGCCTTGGGACATCTGGGAACCCATCGCCAGGGCAAGAGAATCCTTCGGGAAGTGGTCTTGGAAGCAGTAGGAACTCGGATACCTGTGCTGGCCGGGCTTCCGTGCGGGCACGGTCCCCAGAACCTGACTCTGAGCCTGGGAGCCTGGACTCGGCTGGATGAAAAAGGAACCCTGACATTTCTTGAGCCAGGAGTTTGTTGAAAAGGCCAGCGTGTTGACAAGGCCCTGGAATCTCATTATAAAGTTTCTTGCGCTATGACAGGCGCATTTGTCCATATTCGGGGCCCAAAGGGCAGGAGGCTTGGAATGACCAAATCAGAGCTCATAGAAACCTTGGCACAAAGGGTCAATGGTATCACCACCAAGGTGGCGGAGGTGGTGGTCAACACGGTATTTCAGAGCATGAAAGATGCCCTGGTACGTGGTGATCGCATAGAAATACGCGGATTTGGCAGCATCAAGGTTAAAAACTATGCCTCTTATACCGGCAGAAACCCCAAGACCGGCCAGAGTATAAAAGTCCCCGCCAAGAAACTGCCTTTTTTCAAAGTGGGCAAGGAACTCAAAGAAAGGGTGGACATGAAGCCCGCAACAGCTCGTAAGGAGGGCAAGAGGTGAGGTTGGAGATCAACGGACGCTCCCTGGATTTAGTCCAGGGGGATATAACCGAAATGGACACAGATGCCATAGTCAATGCGGCCAATGCTCAGCTCATCCTGGGAGCCGGGGTGGCAGGAGCCATCCGATCCAAAGGCGGGCCCTCCATTCAGGAAGAGTGTAACAGGATAGGCCCGATTCAGGTTGGCCAAGCAGCCATAACAGGGGCCGGACAACTCAAGGCCAGATACGTAATTCATGCAGTGGGCCCCAGGATGGGAGAAGGGAACGAAGACCAAAAACTTCTCTCCGCAACCCTCAGCAGTCTGCGCCTGGCTGACTCCCACGGCTTGAAAAGTATAGCCTTCCCCGCCATTTCCACGGGCATCTTTGGCTTTCCGGTGGATCGCTGCGCAGAGATCATGCTGGGGGCTGTAATGGAT is part of the bacterium genome and harbors:
- a CDS encoding AMP-binding protein → MRLTVETGAIAENQEPEMKESNTTSPQDSTWGRTLLHLILEKAHLMPHEVAMREKRFGIWNPITWEQFRDRVECFALGLQCIGLGQGDKVAIIGDNKPEWIIAQLGAIAAGGIVTGMYADCLPEEMLYLVRHSDARFLVLRDQEQVDKLLKVWESLKNQVLRVIVWDSRGMSHYYQEHPFLLRFQQLIQEAREKLKEEQGLLERAVAALNPSAPALMLTTSGTTALPKLSMLSHQNLIFAATSYGEMVTMKKGDELLSLAPLPWIGEQLYNVTRFLMVGARYNFPEETETVRRDLLELQPFYFGGTPATWELLISTIQAAMDNADPLKKNLYHWAMEVALSCTEAELAGQCLSLWRKSLRSVLNFFVIRPLKNRVGLGRVKMAVTGGGAISPEVFRYFKALGIDLRQVYGQSECAGIATTHRAEDVRPETVGVPIPGVQVRISPEGEIQVKGPNVHLGYYKNETATREGFTHDGFWRTGDAGYMGEDGHLYVFDRFKDLMVLQDGTRFAPQDIETRLKFSPYIKEAVVCGADRPFVAAIVSIDLENVGNWAKRRGISYTTLQDLSQRPETYALIREEIRKLCQRFPENIRVRRFAVLLKELHPDDGELTRTRKVRRGFVNERYQGLIQDLYSSKEFHHLDIQIRYEDGRRSSFQGKIRLQET
- a CDS encoding branched-chain amino acid ABC transporter permease, producing the protein MSGFSELYNRYLACNAVFSYRQDERIFRTRFKRLCFALFLALVAASPLFLNEGDYFILNLALVNLIAAVGLNLLVGFTGLLSLGHAAFVGVGAYTSAIVVTKLGLPFMVSLICAGAMSALMGILVGFPSLRIKGFYLMVATLAFQFIIDYTIIHWEALTRGMRGIELPTPSVLGISLQKNQSFFFFSFLLAALLSWGAKNLLRSKIGRSFVAIRDNDVSAEIIGIPVFGYKLLSFAFASFYAGVAGALFAGLQRAAMPGDFTFLHSVMFLAMVLVGGLGSILGTVFGVLFITLIPFGLDAAVSWLARVYDPNVTILLGPVKDFVFGLLIVLFIIFEPVGLVGVWLRIRDYFRIWPLPYISE
- a CDS encoding LD-carboxypeptidase, with the protein product MTAQDLRIKKNKAGFLLPPRLQPGDRVAVVSPSGPLRPKEQEAVQKSLELLRTWGLEPSCQELQPCPIPYLSGSDQSRASQLNQALATPGIKGVFCLRGGYGAMRILSFLDVQLFRKDPKVLVGFSDLTALLLGLGAKAGVVTFHGPTLASSSLASQPDSGTARALHRVLMEAVPQEPMSGEIWQPGEAEGPLMGGCLSLLCALMGTDYFPELEGCILFLEDVGEPLYRLDRMLHQLKLGGILERISGMALGHLGTHRQGKRILREVVLEAVGTRIPVLAGLPCGHGPQNLTLSLGAWTRLDEKGTLTFLEPGVC
- a CDS encoding integration host factor subunit beta; the protein is MTKSELIETLAQRVNGITTKVAEVVVNTVFQSMKDALVRGDRIEIRGFGSIKVKNYASYTGRNPKTGQSIKVPAKKLPFFKVGKELKERVDMKPATARKEGKR
- a CDS encoding macro domain-containing protein: MRLEINGRSLDLVQGDITEMDTDAIVNAANAQLILGAGVAGAIRSKGGPSIQEECNRIGPIQVGQAAITGAGQLKARYVIHAVGPRMGEGNEDQKLLSATLSSLRLADSHGLKSIAFPAISTGIFGFPVDRCAEIMLGAVMDYLKGTTGLDRVVFCLFGQESYNAFQAALKKLSSSE